The Salinibaculum sp. SYNS191 genome has a window encoding:
- a CDS encoding creatininase family protein: protein MYLADEAWPDLGSYFAEESLAIVPLGSTEQHGPHLPEGTDHMIAEALARAAADRTGYLCTPTVNVGVSPHHRQFHGTMWVDAPVFRDYVESFSENLAYHGIDRIVYVNAHGGNVEHLREVGRRLHESETAYAIEWMWDESIPNLVDDLFESNGPHGGPKETAMIQHIASDLVHEDRLEWARDEGLVDWQSHAGARRHGARTFFDAIDNTDNGVLGDQTDATPEKGQQLFEAASDQLVQLCDWLAEQPIEHLMPAPHVE from the coding sequence ATGTATCTCGCCGACGAGGCGTGGCCCGACCTCGGGTCCTACTTCGCGGAGGAGTCGCTCGCTATCGTCCCGCTCGGTTCGACCGAACAGCACGGTCCCCACCTGCCGGAGGGTACCGACCACATGATTGCCGAGGCGCTGGCCCGCGCGGCCGCCGACCGCACGGGCTACCTCTGTACGCCCACCGTCAACGTCGGCGTCAGTCCCCACCACCGGCAGTTCCACGGCACGATGTGGGTCGACGCGCCCGTCTTCCGTGACTACGTCGAGAGCTTCTCGGAGAACCTCGCCTACCACGGCATCGACCGCATCGTCTACGTCAACGCCCACGGCGGCAACGTCGAACACCTCCGGGAGGTGGGCCGGCGGCTCCACGAGTCGGAGACGGCCTACGCCATCGAGTGGATGTGGGACGAATCCATCCCGAACCTCGTGGACGACCTCTTCGAGTCGAACGGCCCCCACGGCGGCCCGAAGGAGACGGCGATGATACAGCACATCGCCAGCGACCTGGTCCACGAGGACCGCCTGGAGTGGGCCCGCGACGAGGGTCTGGTCGACTGGCAGAGCCACGCCGGCGCGCGGCGACACGGCGCGCGCACCTTCTTCGACGCCATCGACAACACCGACAACGGCGTGCTGGGCGACCAGACCGACGCCACGCCGGAGAAAGGTCAACAGCTCTTCGAGGCTGCCAGCGACCAGCTCGTACAGCTCTGTGACTGGCTGGCCGAACAGCCCATCGAGCACCTCATGCCCGCCCCGCACGTCGAGTGA